In Nerophis ophidion isolate RoL-2023_Sa linkage group LG03, RoL_Noph_v1.0, whole genome shotgun sequence, the following are encoded in one genomic region:
- the rnf141 gene encoding RING finger protein 141 gives MGQQISGQALMTRLPEKLVKHAGLVRDSGYLTYEEFLARVAELNDVTAKLAAGQQKHLLFEVQPGSDATALWKVAVRVVCTKINKDTGMVEASRIMNLYQFIHLYRDVTSQAAGVLSAEGATEASSAQLPAADSCQASMWMGRVKELTDEEECCICMDGKADLILPCAHSFCQKCIDKWSGQSRNCPMCRLQVTAANDSWVMSDFPTDNDMAGYILNLADEAGHPHQP, from the exons ATGGGCCAGCAGATCTCAGGTCAGGCGCTGATGACCCGTCTACCTGAGAAGCTGGTGAAACATGCCGGGCTGGTGCGGGACAGCGGCTACCTCACCTACGAGGAGTTTCTGGCCAGAGTGGCCGAGCTCAACGACGT GACCGCCAAGCTCGCCGCGGGGCAACAGAAGCACCTCCTGTTTGAAGTCCAGCCGGGATCCGACGCCACCGCCCTGTGGAAGGTGGCCGTCAGGGTTGTTTGCACCAAA ATCAACAAGGACACCGGCATGGTGGAAGCATCGCGCATCATGAACCTGTACCAGTTCATCCACCTGTATCGCGACGTCACCAGTCAGGCTGCTGGGGTGTTGTCCGCAGAGGGCGCCACCGAGGCCTCGTCCGCCCAGCTTCCTGCCGCCGACTCCTGCCAGGCCAGCATGTGGATGGGCag AGTGAAGGAGTTGACCGATGAGGAGGAATGCTGCATCTGTATGGACGGGAAGGCTGACCTCATTCTGCCCTGCGCGCACAGCTTCTGCCAGAAGTGCATCGATAAATG GAGCGGGCAAAGCCGAAACTGCCCCATGTGTCGCCTGCAAGTGACGGCCGCCAACGACTCGTGGGTGATGTCCGACTTCCCCACCGACAACGACATGGCGGGGTACATTCTCAACCTGGCGGACGAGGCAGGCCACCCTCACCAGCCTTAA